The following DNA comes from Mesorhizobium sp. B2-1-8.
TGGATTGCCGGCCTGTGGTCGATGATGACCATCTTGGATCGGCGGAAGGCGTCGAGGCCCTGGCGCCCGAGTTCGCGGCCGAGACCCGATGCTTTCCAGCCGCCGAAGGGCAGGGCGTCATTGTCGATCAGCGGGTTGTTGACCCAGACCATGCCGGCCTCGAGCCGTTCGGCTGCCTCGTGCGCTTCGGCCAGATTCGTCGTGAACACCGAGGCGCCAAGCCCGAATGGGCTGTCATTGGCTAGTCGGATCGCCTCGTCGAAATCCTTCACCCGGCAGATCGCGGCGACCGGCCCGAAACACTCTTCGCGCACGATTGTCATGTGTGGGGTGACGCCGGTCAGGATGGTCGGTTCGTAGAACCATCCGGTGTCGTGCGCCGGTGGAATGCGGCCGCCGGTGACGGCCTTGGCACCATTGGCAATGGCATCGTCGACAAGGCGCATGACCTTGGCGCGAGCCGCCTCGCTGACCAGTGGGCCGATCTCGGTCTTGTGCATGCCGTTGCCGATGCGCAGAGCGCGCGTCCTTTCGGCAAACAATTCGACGAAGCGGTCATGCACGGCATCGACGACGAAGAAGCGCTCGGCCGAGGTGCAGACCTGGCCGGTGAGGTGGAAGGCGGCGGTGACGCTGCCGGCAGCCGCGACCTCCAGCGGGGCGTGCTCGCTGATGATCAGCGGATCGCTGCCGCCGGCCTCGATGACGCACGGCTTCATGCGTTCGGCGCAGGCCACCGCAACCGCCTTGCCGGCGGAGACCGAGCCGGTGAAGGCAACGGCATGCGTGCGGTCGGAGGCGATGAGCGCCTGCGCGGTTGCCGCGCCGCCGGGCAGGCAGGACACCAGTCCTTCCGGCAGCGCGCAGAAGACGGTCATGTACTCCAGCGTCGACAGCGTCGTCGCTTCGGCCGGCTTGACGATGCAGGCATTGCCGGCGGCGAGCGAGGCGGCGACGGTCCAGCACATCAGCAGGATCGGGAAATTGTAGGGCATGATATGGACGGAGACGCCGTAGGGCTCATAGCGCGCATACTGGAACGAACCCGCCTGCGTCGTGCCGGCGACCTTACCGGCATCGTCGCGCGCCATCTCGGCATAGTAGCGGAAGATCGGCGCGCAATTGGCGATCTCGCCGATGGCTTCGGGAAAGGGCTTGCCCATCTCGCGCACCATCAGTTCGGCGCAGCGCGTGAGGTCCGCCGCCTCGATGGCATTAGCGACAGCGTGCAGATGTTTTGCGCGGCTCTTGGCATCGAGCTTTTTCCAGGCAAGCTGCGCCTTGGTCGCGGCGGTGAGCACGGCGTCGATCTCGCCGTCGCTGGCCGAAGCGATGGCGCCGACGGTTTCCAGCGTCGCCGGATCGATGACCGGCCTGTTCGCACCGGTCATCGGGCGGTAGTCCGGGCTGACGAAGAACGTCGGCCGGTCAGCGGAGAAATGCATGGACATCCTCTCAGATCCGCTCAGCGGATCATGTAGACCTTCTTGATGGTCTCATGGACCGTGCAGACGCCTTTCCAGTCCTGCGGAAAGAACGCCGCCGTGTCCGGCTCTATCTCGATGACCTCACCGGATTCATGCACATAGGTGCAGCGGCCTTCGAGGAAGTGGCAGAACTCGTCGCGGGTGACGTGGCAGTGCCACTTGCCCGGGGTGCAGACCCAGAGGCCGCATTCGGAACGGCCTTCCGGCCCCTTGTAGAGCAGCTTGCCCGACGTGTGGGATTGCCCCTCGATCATCGTCGGGATGACGCCCCAGTCTACAAGGTCCGTGACGGAAAGCGGCGATTGCATGATTGGCGTGGTCATTTGGATTTCCCTGGTAAAGTGCTCACCGGCACATGAAGGCCTTGGTCAGCGTTTGCGTGATGATGGAGATGCCTGTCCAGCCGGCGGGGAAGAAGACGAGCGTGCCGGCTCCAACCGGGATGTCTTCGCCATCGTCCCTGACATAACTGCCGCGCCCCGACAGGAAATGACAGAACTCGTCGGCGGCAAAGGTCACCTTGCGGGTGCCCGGCGGGCACGACCACAGGCCGCACTCGCTCGATCCGTCAGGATTTTTCGAGAGGATCTTGCCTGAGGCCCGCGGCGCGCCGGCGAGCGTGTTGGCGCCCGCGCCCCAATCCTCCAGCTCCACGGTCGAGGCATCAGGCCAATGCGGTGTCGACATATCTTGCTCCCATGCGGCTGATTCTTGCTCAGGCCAGCATGTAGACGTTGCGCATGGTCTCATGCACGGTGCATTCGCCCGTCCAGTCGGCGTGAAACATGACCACGCTTCCCCTGGAGACTTCTATCACCTCGCCGACATCCGACCGGTAGGTCGCACGGCCGGCGACGAAGTGGCACAGTTCGTCGCGCGGGATCGAGAGGCGCCAGCGGCCTGGCGTGCAGACCCATATGCCGGATTCCGGCTGATTGTTGGGACCTTTGTGCACGAGCTTGCCGGTGGAGTGGGAGGTGCCGGACAGGGCGTCAGGTTGAGTGCCCCAGTCGACGAGATCGGTGCGGGTCGAGGCTTGGCGGAGGTGCGGGGCGGAGGAGGTCAGGAGCGGGCTCCATAGTTGTGCTCACCCCGGATTCGTCGCCGTTCTACGAGGCCCCCCTCTGTCCTGCCGGACATCTCCCCCTCAAGGGGGGAGATTGGCAGCTTCGCGGCCGGTTCTCCCTTGGCGATCTTGGTGATTGGCGAAAGCCGGGACGACATCCGATCTCCCCCCTTGAGGGGGAGATGTCCGGCAGGACAGAGGGGGGCGCCTGGGCTCGGCATTGCAATTCCAATCACAGCAACCCCTCCAACAAACCCGCCGCCTTCTCAGGCCCATTCTGCGCCTGCATCTGTGCCGACGTCTTCGCTAGCCTCGCCTTCATCTTCGGATCGGTCAGGCAGGCTTCGATCTTTGCGACCAGTTCGACATCCGTCCAATCATAGCGCGGCATGCCGAAGCCGTGGCCGGTTTCCTCGACGCGGGTGGCGTTGTCGTGGCCGTCCCAGACATAGGGCATGATGATGGCCGGCTTGCCGAAATAGAGGCACTCGGTGAACGAGTTGTTGCCGCCATGGTGGATGACCGCATCGACCTGCGGGATCACCGAAGGCTGCGGGAACCAGCCGTCGACGATGACGTTGCCGGGCACGTCGGTGTACTGGTCCTTGTAGCCGCCGACATTGACCAGCGCGCGATAGCGCGTCTTGCCCAGTGTCGCGATGATCCGCTTCAAAAGCTCGACGTCGCCGGCTCCCAGGCTGCCGAAGGAGACGTAGAGCAGCGGACCGTCATTGTTCTCGGGGAAAGTCGGCACCGTGTAGGGTTTTTCCTGCCGCACGCAGCCTTCGAGGTACTGGAATTTCGCCGGGTCGAGCTGGTGGGTGCGCTTGAACTTTGCCGCCTCGGGATAGAGCAGCAGATTCAAGTACGGCGAGGGCTCGAAGAACAGGCCGATCGGATAGGCTGCCTCATCGTTGGCGGTGAGGAATGCATTGAAGTCGTCGTGGATCGGCTTGATCACCGCGTTGAAATGGTCGCGGTAGCGCCGGTGTCCGGCGTGGTCGTTTTCGCCGCAACCGGAGAGATGCGGCGGGATGCCGTCGTCCTCGATCTCGTTTTCCGAGCAGGAGATGACGCGCACCCAGGGCTTGCCGAACTGCTTGATCGCCGGGAACAGGATGACGTTGTCGACACAGATCACATCCGGCTTTGTGGCGGAAAGCACGCGTGGCAGGTCCTTCTGCGCCCATTTGGCGCTGTCGACGATCGCCGTCCAGCAGTCCTTGACGTAATTGTCGACCTGGTCGTAGGGCGATTTGCGGAAGTTCGGGATGTGGCCGTTGATGAAATCCTCCCAGAACTTGGCCATCTGCTCGGGTGGCATCGGTTCGGAGAGGTTCACCGGATGCGCCTCGAAGCCATAGCCCTTGTAGACGCCAATAAAACCGGGGTCGGACAGGAACACCGCTTTGTGCCCGCGCGCCTCGACGGCTTGCGCGATGCCGACGGAATTCAACGCTGGGCCGTAGGCGGCTTCGGGAAAAAACGCGATCGTCTTCTGCGCCATCAGGCTGTTCCTCCAATCATTCTGCGAAAATTCTGACATCGGCGGCGTCCCAGCCGAGTTCGACCTCATCGCCCGACGAGACCGGCCGGCGGTCTGCGGCGTCGGCGGTTACACGCACTAGGAACGGCTTTGGCGACAGCGGCGTTCGGACATGCAGCTGCAGGTCGAGCCCCTGATAGGCCAGTGCCTCGACCGTGCCAGTGGTGCGGTTGGCGGCTTGCGCCTCTGGGAACACCTCTGGGAACAGCCGGACGCGTTCGGGCCTGACCGACGCCACTGCCGATGCTCCCGGCGTGAGCGCGGTGGGAACCTTGCCGGCAATGCGCGCGCCATTCACCGCCACGACGCCATCGGCTGACGCCTTGCCTGGGACAAAATTCATCACGCCGATGAAGTCGGCGACAAAACGGTCGGCCGGATGTTCGTAGACCGCATGCGGCGTGTCGCATTGCAGCAGCTTGCCATCCCTGAGCACCGCCATGCGGTCGGCCATGACAAGCGATTCCTCCTGGTCATGGGTGACGATGACGAAGGTGATGCCGACCTCGTGCTGCAGGCGTTTCAGTTCCAGCTGCATGGCGCCGCGCAGTTTCTTGTCGAGCGCGCCGAGCGGCTCGTCGAGCAGCAGCAGGCGGGGCCGTTTGACCAGCGCGCGGGCGAGTGCCACGCGCTGCTTCTGGCCGCCCGACAAATGCTCCGGCTTGCGATCGGCGAAGGCGACGAGTTCAGTTGTCGCCAGTATGGCATCGACGCGCGAGCGGATTTCGGCAGCGGGCAAATGCTCCATCTCCAGCCCATAGGAGACATTCGCCCGCACGCTCATATGCGGGAACAGCGCGTAGGACTGGAACATCAAATTGACCGGCCGCCTGTTGGGCGGGGTCCTGGCGATGTCCTTGCCGTCAAGCAGGATGCGCC
Coding sequences within:
- a CDS encoding glycosyltransferase, which encodes MAQKTIAFFPEAAYGPALNSVGIAQAVEARGHKAVFLSDPGFIGVYKGYGFEAHPVNLSEPMPPEQMAKFWEDFINGHIPNFRKSPYDQVDNYVKDCWTAIVDSAKWAQKDLPRVLSATKPDVICVDNVILFPAIKQFGKPWVRVISCSENEIEDDGIPPHLSGCGENDHAGHRRYRDHFNAVIKPIHDDFNAFLTANDEAAYPIGLFFEPSPYLNLLLYPEAAKFKRTHQLDPAKFQYLEGCVRQEKPYTVPTFPENNDGPLLYVSFGSLGAGDVELLKRIIATLGKTRYRALVNVGGYKDQYTDVPGNVIVDGWFPQPSVIPQVDAVIHHGGNNSFTECLYFGKPAIIMPYVWDGHDNATRVEETGHGFGMPRYDWTDVELVAKIEACLTDPKMKARLAKTSAQMQAQNGPEKAAGLLEGLL
- a CDS encoding cupin domain-containing protein, with amino-acid sequence MTTPIMQSPLSVTDLVDWGVIPTMIEGQSHTSGKLLYKGPEGRSECGLWVCTPGKWHCHVTRDEFCHFLEGRCTYVHESGEVIEIEPDTAAFFPQDWKGVCTVHETIKKVYMIR
- a CDS encoding cupin domain-containing protein, encoding MSTPHWPDASTVELEDWGAGANTLAGAPRASGKILSKNPDGSSECGLWSCPPGTRKVTFAADEFCHFLSGRGSYVRDDGEDIPVGAGTLVFFPAGWTGISIITQTLTKAFMCR
- a CDS encoding aldehyde dehydrogenase family protein gives rise to the protein MHFSADRPTFFVSPDYRPMTGANRPVIDPATLETVGAIASASDGEIDAVLTAATKAQLAWKKLDAKSRAKHLHAVANAIEAADLTRCAELMVREMGKPFPEAIGEIANCAPIFRYYAEMARDDAGKVAGTTQAGSFQYARYEPYGVSVHIMPYNFPILLMCWTVAASLAAGNACIVKPAEATTLSTLEYMTVFCALPEGLVSCLPGGAATAQALIASDRTHAVAFTGSVSAGKAVAVACAERMKPCVIEAGGSDPLIISEHAPLEVAAAGSVTAAFHLTGQVCTSAERFFVVDAVHDRFVELFAERTRALRIGNGMHKTEIGPLVSEAARAKVMRLVDDAIANGAKAVTGGRIPPAHDTGWFYEPTILTGVTPHMTIVREECFGPVAAICRVKDFDEAIRLANDSPFGLGASVFTTNLAEAHEAAERLEAGMVWVNNPLIDNDALPFGGWKASGLGRELGRQGLDAFRRSKMVIIDHRPAIQNWWYPYPDSWFRETGGRKHV
- a CDS encoding ABC transporter ATP-binding protein — translated: MSEPRTLLAIDHVSKNFGRVTAVDGISLDIRENEFFALLGPSGCGKTTLLRMLAGFETPNDGRILLDGKDIARTPPNRRPVNLMFQSYALFPHMSVRANVSYGLEMEHLPAAEIRSRVDAILATTELVAFADRKPEHLSGGQKQRVALARALVKRPRLLLLDEPLGALDKKLRGAMQLELKRLQHEVGITFVIVTHDQEESLVMADRMAVLRDGKLLQCDTPHAVYEHPADRFVADFIGVMNFVPGKASADGVVAVNGARIAGKVPTALTPGASAVASVRPERVRLFPEVFPEAQAANRTTGTVEALAYQGLDLQLHVRTPLSPKPFLVRVTADAADRRPVSSGDEVELGWDAADVRIFAE
- a CDS encoding cupin domain-containing protein; the encoded protein is MHKGPNNQPESGIWVCTPGRWRLSIPRDELCHFVAGRATYRSDVGEVIEVSRGSVVMFHADWTGECTVHETMRNVYMLA